From one Ooceraea biroi isolate clonal line C1 chromosome 7, Obir_v5.4, whole genome shotgun sequence genomic stretch:
- the LOC105277587 gene encoding MORN repeat-containing protein 5 translates to MHLMGKGYFARSYRGEINHEKYISARYKHNMDWSNDKKMPESDDKQGRNETELLRETRFISGSGYEGTWNAIDKTGIGRYVTPHGVVLDGEYRNGMLHGHGSMYWPRGQIMDGTWKRGKMEQRRYTFADGLPYQEEGWNYCIFPERRFYNCIVNGLRPGGRVLRTNDQPTKIIPPFCYDTGSGIFDPRSNCVTSYRNCKKIIKIPTTAESTWIKRNCRKGWSEPTGDQAWLHEYWQSGAADFATLPPEDETENWWRR, encoded by the exons ATGCACTTAATGGGAAAAGGATATTTTGCAAGAAGCTACAGGGGAGAGATAAATCATGAGAAGTACATATCTGCACG ATATAAACATAATATGGACTGGTcgaacgataaaaaaatgcCTGAAAGTGATGATAAACAGGGACGGAATGAAACTGAGTTATTACGAGAAACTCGATTTATCAGCGGAAGCGGGTACGAGGGAACGTGGAATGCGATTGACAAGACAGGCATTGGCAGATATGTCACACCTCACG GGGTTGTATTAGACGGAGAATATCGGAATGGTATGCTTCATGGTCACGGAAGCATGTACTGGCCACGTGGACAAATAATGGATGGCACTTGGAAGCGCGGAAAAATGGAACAAAGGCGTTATACATTCGCGGATGGTCTGCCGTATCAGGAAGAAGGATGGAATTATTGCATATTCCCAGAGAGGCG GTTTTACAATTGCATAGTGAACGGATTGAGACCAGGCGGCAGAGTATTAAGAACCAACGACCAACCCACTAAAATTATTCCCCCGTTCTGCTACGACACCGGTTCCGGAATCTTTGATCCACGCAGCAATTGCGTAACATCCTATCGTAATtgcaaaaaa ataATCAAGATTCCAACGACGGCAGAAAGTACATGGATAAAGAGAAATTGTCGAAAAGGCTGGTCGGAGCCAACCGGCGACCAAGCATGGTTACACGAATACTGGCAATCGGGTGCGGCGGATTTTGCAACGTTACCGCCGGAAGATGAAACGGAGAATTGGTGGCGAAGGtaa
- the LOC105277588 gene encoding NHL repeat-containing protein 2, producing the protein MCGLVNAKMNTEEVIEELIQIGIKMRSHLNECAEQRDKEALIIKHIKRFENVGAKVHDFQKGLEWFNVSEGLSLTQHLKGKIVLLDFFTYCCINCMHVLAELEEVEKKISIEDGLVVVGIHSAKFTNERSSKNVLSAVQRYNILHPVVNDVSLRMWHDMGITCWPSLVMLGPSGQPLFVLVGEGHRDEILLYAKVAIAHFKSLNQMSNHSLPLKPAHHLLPSSKDGLLFPGKVAILLSEQRTKLVISDSGNNRILITSEHGEVEDVVGGYNQGFKDGDFKTARFNSPQGVCVHNNVVYVADNNNHAIRKIDLTEKSVSTVAGTGSQGCDRSGGKHATEQALSSPWDVAVYNYQHEGTTVPVLLIAIAGTHQIWALFLEDTIWWKEKKYTAGTCVAIVGSGREENRNNNYPHAAGLAQPSGLVVVPEYKIAFWADSESSAVRRLHLDNGRVSAVCGGDKNPMNLHAFGDVDGKEYSAKLQHPLGVAWDHREKRIYVADTYNHKIKTVDTLTGYCKTLFGDGKPDRTVSFNEPSGLAVSPDGNILYVADTNNHALKIIDLKSEQISTLTISSRRESNRNIDGAFTFDTAVNTRGGELSVSFNVAFSNDLKLNEDAPQEWHVSLPVNTWAASSLRGRLSTPVSIKLSEGEEPSQLYITLNIMACTKDTCVPLKLSVIFNVHRQPDAPAVVVEEKTLVVEKQL; encoded by the exons ATGTGTGGACTTGTAAATGCAAAAATGAATACAGAGGAAGTAATAGAAGAATTGATACAAATCGGCATCAAAATGCGCTCGCATTTGAATGAATGTGCTGAACAAAGAGATAAAGAAGCATTGATTATAAAACACATTAAGCGGTTTGAAAATGTCGGAGCAAAAGTTCATGATTTTCAGAaag gCTTAGAATGGTTTAACGTGTCGGAAGGTTTATCACTGACGCAGCATCTAAAAGGAAAAATAGTGCTTTTGGATTTTTTTACTTATTGCTGTATCAATTGCATGCATGTTTTAGCCGAATTGGAAGAAGTCGAGAAAAAGATTTCGATAGAGGATGGTCTTGTTGTG GTCGGAATTCATAGCGCAAAGTTTACCAATGAACGTAGCTCGAAGAATGTCTTATCTGCTGTGCAGAGATACAACATCCTGCATCCTGTGGTAAATGATGTATCGCTTAGAATGTGGCATGATATGGGAATTACATGCTGGCCTAGTCTCGTCATGTTAG gaCCGAGTGGTCAGCCGTTGTTTGTTCTCGTGGGCGAAGGTCACAGAGatgaaatacttttatatgcaaaaGTGGCAATAGCGCACTTTAAGTCCCTAAATCAGATGTCGAATCACAGTCTTCCACTAAAGCCGGCGCATCACCTTTTACCATCTTCGAAGGATGGCTTGTTGTTTCCCGGCAAAGTAGCAATTCTTTTGTCTGAGCAAAGGACGAAGCTTGTCATATCGGATAGTGGCAACAATAGAATTTTAATCACCAGCGAACACGGCGAAGTGGAGGATGTTGTAGGTGGGTACAACCAGGGTTTCAAAGATGGTGACTTCAAAACTGCCCGATTCAATTCGCCTCAAGGTGTCTGCGTCCACAACAACGTAGTCTACGTAGCGGACAATAATAATCACGCCATCAGGAAA ATAGATCTGACCGAAAAGAGTGTATCTACCGTAGCCGGTACTGGATCGCAAGGCTGCGATCGTTCCGGTGGAAAACATGCTACCGAGCAGGCTTTATCGTCTCCCTGGGATGTGGCAGTCTATAATTATCAGCATGAAGGTACCACCGTGCCAGTCTTGTTAATCGCGATAGCGGGTACTCATCAGATCTGGGCGTTATTTTTGGAAGATACGATTTGGTGGAAGGAGAA AAAGTACACAGCGGGCACGTGCGTTGCAATTGTCGGAAGCGGCCGAGAGGAGAACCGTAACAACAATTACCCTCACGCCGCTGGACTAGCACAGCCTTCTGGCCTTGTGGTCGTTCCGGAATACAAAATTGCATTTTGGGCAGACAGCGAGAGCAGTGCTGTTAGACGGTTGCACTTGGACAACGGTCGAGTGTCCGCCGTTTGCGGGGGGGATAAAAATCCAATG AACTTACACGCTTTCGGCGACGTAGATGGGAAAGAGTATTCGGCGAAGCTTCAGCATCCACTGGGCGTAGCGTGGGATCATCGGGAGAAACGGATTTACGTAGCGGACACTTATAATCATAAGATTAAGACTGTAGATACTCTGACGGGATACTGTAAGACGTTATTCGGTGACGGAAAACCCGATCGTACTGTTTCG tTTAATGAACCGAGCGGTCTTGCCGTAAGCCCGGATGGCAATATTTTGTACGTAGCGGATACCAATAATCACGCCCTCAAGATTATTGATTTGAAAAGTGAACAGATCTCAACT CTAACTATCTCATCGAGACGCGAGTCAAATAGAAACATCGACGGCGCGTTCACTTTTGATACAGCAGTTAATACGCGCGGTGGAGAGCTAAGTGTATCGTTCAATGTCGCTTTTTCGAACGATCTGAAATTGAATGAAGACGCTCCGCAAGAGTGGCACGTGTCCTTACCCGTAAATACGTGGGCAGCGAGCTCGTTGAGAGGTAGACTGTCGACGCCCGTGTCGATAAAGCTTTCCGAAGGTGAGGAGCCCAGTCAGTTGtacattacattaaatataatggCTTGCACGAAGGATACGTGTGTACCATTAAAATTATCCGTGATATTTAACGTCCATCGACAACCTGACGCACCAGCAGTCGTGGTTGAAGAGAAGACACTTGTTGTTGAGAagcaattgtaa